One Myxococcota bacterium DNA segment encodes these proteins:
- the hemE gene encoding uroporphyrinogen decarboxylase: protein MDFLNALQNKPVSKTPIWLMRQAGRYMASYRALRAKHTLLELVKTPELACEVTLQPLAAFKLDAAIIFSDILPILETLGLGLDFVHGEGPVLDNPIRTRAQVQNLTLRPIEETVGFTLDAIKLVKPEIKVPLIGFSGSPFTLACYAIEGGSSKDHRLAKTFMYSEPEAWHRLMSTLAELVGQYLLLQADAGVDVLQVFDSWAGSLSAIDYERFVFPHTQKVIRTAKRSGKPVIYFSTGTAGFNHLIAKLDADAYSIDWRMPLGQAHEILGTHKPIQGNLDPLTLLAPWDELKHQIDFVLAQAPKTGFIFNLGHGILQQTPEDNVRRLTDYLNA from the coding sequence ATGGATTTCCTAAACGCTCTTCAAAACAAGCCAGTTTCCAAAACGCCCATTTGGCTGATGCGTCAAGCCGGCCGTTATATGGCTTCGTATAGAGCTTTGCGCGCCAAGCATACTTTGCTCGAGTTGGTCAAAACGCCTGAGCTCGCATGTGAGGTCACGCTTCAGCCTTTGGCGGCGTTTAAACTCGATGCAGCGATCATATTTTCTGATATTTTGCCGATCTTGGAAACGTTAGGGCTCGGTCTCGATTTCGTTCACGGCGAAGGTCCGGTTTTGGATAATCCCATTCGCACCCGTGCGCAGGTGCAAAATCTCACTTTAAGGCCCATTGAAGAAACCGTCGGCTTTACGCTGGACGCTATCAAACTGGTAAAGCCTGAAATCAAAGTGCCTTTGATTGGCTTTTCAGGATCGCCGTTTACACTCGCCTGTTACGCCATCGAAGGCGGCTCCAGCAAAGATCATCGCTTAGCCAAAACGTTCATGTATTCAGAGCCGGAAGCGTGGCATCGTCTCATGAGCACGCTGGCTGAATTAGTCGGGCAGTATTTGCTGCTTCAAGCTGATGCGGGCGTAGATGTACTGCAAGTCTTCGATAGCTGGGCCGGATCGCTCAGTGCGATAGATTATGAGCGTTTTGTATTTCCACACACTCAAAAGGTTATTAGGACCGCAAAACGCTCAGGCAAGCCTGTCATTTATTTTTCCACTGGCACTGCAGGATTTAACCATCTAATTGCGAAGTTAGATGCTGATGCCTATAGCATTGACTGGCGCATGCCACTGGGGCAAGCGCATGAAATTTTGGGCACTCATAAACCCATCCAAGGCAATTTAGATCCTCTCACTCTGCTGGCACCCTGGGATGAGCTCAAACATCAAATCGATTTCGTTCTGGCACAGGCGCCTAAGACAGGCTTTATCTTCAACCTCGGTCATGGGATCTTGCAGCAAACACCTGAAGATAACGTCCGCAGGTTAACGGACTACCTAAACGCGTAA
- the adiC gene encoding arginine/agmatine antiporter: MVENQHKVGVVPATLMVAGNIMGSGVFMLPANLAATGGIAIYGWIVTIIGALCLSMVYARMSSIDDSAGGSYAYAKRAFGPFIGYQTNLLYWVGNWIGNVALTVVGVGYLSFFFSTLGTPMGGAIACIGMIWLFTYINILGPKITSRVQSVTTVLALIVIVGVAIFGWFRFSLDTYMTSWNVQHLGTFPAIQSVLNVTLWSFIGVETASVAAGVVENPKKNVPIATIGGVALAAVCYLLSCTAIMGVIPGPELIKSAAPFADAAKLAMGEIGGGIVSFCAAAGCLGSLGGWIMATGLSAKAASDDGLFPKIFGRANAKGTPVMGLIIVAVLMTLCVILTVSPSASKEFGTISSIAVLLTLVAYIYVASALIAIASRANQALGVIIFISVVSIAFCSWAVIGTKGGEPAWLAVILLASTAMYALTTKGEKV, from the coding sequence ATGGTCGAAAATCAACATAAAGTCGGTGTCGTTCCAGCCACCCTAATGGTTGCTGGAAATATCATGGGTTCAGGCGTTTTCATGTTGCCGGCGAATTTAGCCGCAACAGGTGGAATCGCTATTTACGGGTGGATCGTCACCATAATTGGGGCGCTTTGTTTATCCATGGTTTATGCGCGTATGTCTTCCATCGATGACAGCGCTGGCGGCTCTTACGCTTATGCCAAACGCGCTTTCGGGCCGTTTATTGGTTATCAAACCAACTTGCTCTATTGGGTGGGCAACTGGATCGGCAACGTTGCTTTGACGGTCGTTGGTGTTGGCTATCTCAGCTTCTTTTTTTCGACTTTAGGAACGCCAATGGGCGGCGCTATTGCCTGCATCGGCATGATTTGGCTCTTTACTTATATTAATATCTTAGGCCCTAAAATTACCTCAAGAGTTCAATCAGTGACCACCGTGCTGGCGCTGATCGTCATTGTTGGCGTGGCTATCTTTGGCTGGTTTAGATTTAGCCTCGATACCTACATGACATCTTGGAATGTTCAGCACTTAGGGACGTTTCCCGCAATTCAGTCCGTTTTAAACGTGACCCTTTGGTCCTTTATTGGGGTTGAAACGGCGTCGGTTGCGGCTGGCGTAGTAGAAAACCCGAAGAAAAATGTGCCCATTGCCACCATCGGCGGCGTGGCACTGGCGGCGGTTTGTTACCTGCTTTCCTGTACCGCGATCATGGGCGTTATCCCGGGGCCGGAACTCATCAAATCAGCGGCACCATTCGCAGATGCAGCAAAGTTGGCGATGGGCGAAATCGGCGGCGGTATTGTATCTTTTTGCGCGGCAGCAGGGTGTTTAGGCTCTTTGGGCGGTTGGATCATGGCCACAGGGCTCTCCGCAAAAGCGGCATCAGATGACGGACTGTTTCCCAAAATATTCGGTCGCGCGAATGCCAAAGGCACGCCAGTGATGGGGCTGATTATTGTCGCTGTTTTGATGACCCTTTGCGTCATTTTGACCGTTTCTCCTTCAGCCAGCAAAGAGTTTGGCACCATTTCGTCGATAGCAGTTTTATTAACCCTGGTTGCTTATATTTATGTCGCAAGCGCTTTGATTGCCATTGCGAGCAGAGCAAATCAGGCCCTAGGCGTCATCATCTTTATCAGTGTCGTTAGCATCGCATTTTGTAGTTGGGCAGTCATCGGCACCAAAGGCGGTGAGCCCGCTTGGCTAGCCGTTATCCTGCTCGCGAGCACCGCCATGTACGCCTTAACCACCAAAGGAGAAAAAGTATGA
- a CDS encoding Orn/Lys/Arg decarboxylase N-terminal domain-containing protein, with translation MIERTSAVIRHRVLLAHEAIEEGGGAARALMALEEELLMRDIDMVKGSDDSASIFSTDASLHGVLVSWTLPGALELIQVIRKRNGKIPIFLLIEREDSANLSKEILTIVSELIWLFEDSLPFIAGRIEASIHLYSSNILGPMAKALLEFDHIHEYSWHTPGHTGGTAFQKAPAGRLFFDYFGENLFRSDLSISVGELGSLLDHSGPIGEGEKYAARVFGADRTYCVTNGTSTSNRIIWMASVCRGQLALVDRNCHKSTEHGLTLTGAIPQYLMPTRNQYGIIGPIPPEHLVSEAIHANGTPVHCVITNSTYDGLTYNVDRVLELIGDSVDRIHFDEAWYAYARFHPLYRGRHAMRKGSENGSLQGPTLFATHSTHKLLAALSQASFIHIKDGRNSIDHARFNESFMMHASTSPLYTIIASNDVTTSMMDGPGGEALMDEAIRDAIAFRQLVTKLWREHADSNDWFFQTWNPTEIEQTPFEQVSPDRLACDPSCWVLHPNDEWHGFHLEDDYCMLDPIKVQVVTTPGNFPAGLLTAYLDAKGIEVEKTNDYSILFLFSIGVTNAKWSTLLHQLLAFKQDFDANLPLTEAIPAIANFYPGLGLKDLGKRMQDHMVKNGTLDLQAKAFSKLPTPTMIPADAYQRLLANAIQRIPLNQAAGRTAATGLVPYPPGIPLIMPGENIGSADEPFMKYLLALEAWDKEFPGFAHDTHGIEPENGVYHLLVLK, from the coding sequence ATGATTGAAAGAACTTCTGCGGTGATAAGACATCGCGTCCTGCTTGCTCATGAAGCGATTGAAGAAGGCGGCGGCGCTGCACGAGCGCTGATGGCTCTAGAAGAAGAGCTGCTCATGCGCGATATTGACATGGTCAAGGGATCCGATGACAGCGCCAGCATCTTCTCCACCGACGCGAGCCTTCATGGCGTTTTGGTCAGCTGGACACTGCCTGGCGCCTTGGAGCTTATCCAAGTCATTCGCAAGAGAAACGGCAAAATCCCGATATTTCTTTTGATCGAGCGAGAAGACTCAGCGAATTTGTCCAAAGAAATCTTAACTATTGTTAGCGAATTAATTTGGCTATTCGAAGACAGCTTGCCGTTTATTGCTGGGCGTATTGAAGCGAGCATTCACTTATATTCGAGCAATATTTTAGGACCGATGGCCAAGGCGCTGCTTGAATTTGATCACATCCATGAATACTCGTGGCACACACCAGGGCATACCGGTGGCACAGCGTTTCAAAAGGCACCTGCTGGCCGGTTATTTTTCGATTACTTTGGTGAGAATCTATTTAGATCCGACTTGTCGATTAGTGTAGGTGAACTGGGATCACTGCTTGATCACTCCGGACCGATCGGTGAAGGTGAAAAATATGCTGCTAGGGTGTTCGGCGCGGATCGAACCTATTGCGTAACCAACGGTACCTCCACTTCGAATCGCATCATCTGGATGGCTTCGGTTTGTAGAGGCCAACTGGCTCTGGTGGATCGCAACTGCCATAAATCCACCGAACACGGGCTAACTCTGACTGGCGCGATTCCACAGTATTTAATGCCTACGAGAAACCAATACGGCATTATCGGGCCAATTCCGCCCGAGCATTTGGTTTCAGAAGCGATTCATGCCAATGGCACGCCGGTTCATTGCGTTATCACCAACTCCACTTATGACGGGCTGACCTATAACGTGGATCGTGTTTTAGAGCTTATTGGTGATTCAGTCGACAGAATCCATTTTGACGAAGCTTGGTATGCTTACGCCAGGTTTCATCCGCTCTATCGAGGGCGTCATGCTATGCGAAAGGGTTCGGAAAACGGCTCGCTGCAAGGCCCCACCCTCTTTGCGACACATTCCACGCACAAACTGCTCGCCGCGCTTTCTCAGGCGTCGTTTATCCATATAAAAGACGGCCGCAACAGCATTGACCATGCGCGCTTCAACGAATCGTTTATGATGCACGCGTCCACTTCCCCTTTATACACCATAATTGCATCGAACGATGTCACGACATCTATGATGGACGGGCCCGGTGGTGAAGCTTTGATGGATGAAGCGATTAGGGACGCCATCGCTTTTAGACAGCTGGTCACCAAACTTTGGCGCGAGCATGCCGATAGCAACGATTGGTTTTTCCAAACCTGGAATCCTACCGAAATCGAACAAACACCCTTCGAACAAGTGTCGCCTGATCGCCTGGCATGTGACCCGTCTTGTTGGGTCTTGCATCCTAACGACGAATGGCATGGGTTCCACCTAGAAGACGACTATTGCATGCTTGATCCCATCAAAGTGCAAGTGGTGACCACGCCCGGCAATTTTCCGGCAGGTCTTTTGACTGCCTATCTTGATGCCAAGGGCATTGAAGTTGAGAAAACCAACGATTACTCCATTTTGTTTCTTTTCTCGATTGGAGTGACCAATGCGAAATGGAGCACACTGCTGCACCAGCTGCTCGCATTTAAACAAGATTTCGATGCGAATCTGCCACTCACCGAAGCGATCCCTGCCATTGCAAATTTTTATCCGGGCCTCGGTCTCAAAGACTTAGGCAAGCGTATGCAGGATCATATGGTGAAAAATGGCACCTTGGATCTTCAAGCCAAAGCATTTTCAAAACTGCCGACGCCGACCATGATCCCGGCGGATGCCTATCAACGTCTTCTTGCTAATGCCATTCAGCGCATTCCATTAAACCAAGCGGCGGGCAGGACGGCGGCGACCGGGTTGGTGCCTTACCCACCAGGGATTCCGTTAATTATGCCGGGCGAAAATATTGGCAGTGCTGACGAGCCTTTCATGAAGTACCTGCTGGCACTCGAGGCATGGGACAAAGAATTCCCAGGCTTTGCCCACGATACTCACGGGATCGAGCCTGAAAACGGCGTTTATCACTTATTGGTTCTCAAATGA
- a CDS encoding amino acid permease: MTDAQPKKMNLLMASLLVLVNMVGTGIFLLPVSMASIGSISIWGWLMATVGAGAIGLMFALLGSIQPVAGGPYGYARDSLGDYSGFQTNYVYWTANVVGNIAIATTVTGYFTEFIPALKSMQLDLYFTTGLVWLAVIINLGGPRWVGLFTSSGTLLALVPILLLLIFGWIWFDPSLFSANWNPHQLSFTHALTKSGTFALWAFMGIESASVASDVIDNPKRNIPLATLIGFCMSAVLYIGTSSLLMGLMTAEDLSNSSAPFSDAAFKMIGPAGAMIMAVCAIFKAFSSLVGWTLIVNQSAYAASKDGLFLKIYSKKDGRGIPVWNFVLSGILMTLIVLGIHSSSLTREFDKIINIAVILTVLPYLYSGVAFLSYTWNVDSTRWQRVGLSITLAIASLYCLSVVAGSDAALVRTAMIILFVSIPLYPLFSLGRKRGAKPVMRR; the protein is encoded by the coding sequence ATGACCGATGCCCAGCCCAAAAAAATGAATCTGCTCATGGCCAGCCTGCTGGTCCTGGTCAACATGGTGGGAACAGGCATTTTTTTGCTGCCTGTGAGCATGGCCAGCATTGGCAGTATCTCCATCTGGGGCTGGTTGATGGCAACGGTAGGCGCTGGTGCCATTGGGCTGATGTTCGCTCTTTTGGGATCGATTCAGCCTGTTGCGGGTGGGCCGTATGGATACGCAAGAGACTCATTAGGCGATTACTCGGGTTTTCAGACCAACTATGTCTATTGGACCGCCAATGTCGTTGGCAATATTGCCATTGCCACAACGGTGACTGGATATTTTACGGAGTTCATCCCAGCTTTAAAGAGCATGCAGTTGGATTTATATTTTACGACTGGTCTAGTCTGGCTCGCTGTCATAATAAACTTGGGAGGACCCAGGTGGGTGGGCTTATTCACCAGTTCAGGAACTTTGCTGGCGTTGGTTCCCATTTTGCTGCTTTTAATTTTTGGATGGATATGGTTTGACCCATCTCTATTTAGCGCTAACTGGAATCCGCATCAGCTTTCTTTTACCCACGCGCTCACCAAGAGCGGCACATTTGCGCTGTGGGCCTTTATGGGCATTGAAAGCGCGTCTGTGGCATCCGATGTGATTGATAACCCCAAACGCAATATCCCTTTGGCTACGTTGATCGGCTTTTGTATGTCAGCGGTATTATATATTGGAACTTCCAGCCTGTTGATGGGGCTCATGACGGCTGAAGATCTTTCTAATTCGTCGGCGCCATTTTCGGATGCCGCTTTTAAAATGATTGGTCCCGCAGGCGCGATGATCATGGCCGTATGCGCTATTTTTAAAGCATTTTCGTCGTTGGTCGGTTGGACTTTAATCGTCAATCAATCCGCTTATGCAGCCTCCAAAGACGGACTATTTCTAAAGATCTATAGCAAGAAGGATGGTCGGGGCATCCCGGTTTGGAACTTTGTGCTTTCTGGGATCTTAATGACTTTGATCGTGTTGGGCATTCACTCATCCAGCTTGACCAGAGAGTTCGATAAGATCATTAATATCGCTGTCATTTTGACGGTTTTGCCCTATCTTTACTCCGGGGTTGCCTTTTTAAGCTATACCTGGAATGTTGATAGCACGCGTTGGCAACGAGTCGGGTTGTCCATTACGCTAGCAATCGCCAGTCTGTACTGCCTGTCGGTTGTCGCTGGTTCAGATGCCGCATTGGTTCGAACCGCGATGATAATCCTATTTGTCAGCATCCCCCTATATCCTCTCTTTAGCCTAGGACGTAAGCGGGGGGCCAAACCCGTCATGAGAAGATAA
- a CDS encoding lipocalin family protein encodes MKARIIFLLLSAHVAYSNSHELTPVPFVDLQRYAGTWHEIARLPDSAETNCVESKAEYLWKNGAMQVRHFCRKANGSRKQSVSKIAIENPPNNSKLKIQLGPKWLNWVGLDANEHWIIDLDPNYQFAVVSEPGKRQLKILSRTPTLEKPVYDKIIAELKARHFDLSHLIVLQNTQPAVAQGETCQSEKSGLHSAELCISNPFCS; translated from the coding sequence ATGAAAGCGAGAATTATTTTTCTTCTGTTAAGTGCGCACGTCGCCTACAGCAATAGCCACGAACTCACGCCAGTGCCTTTTGTGGACCTACAAAGGTATGCAGGTACCTGGCATGAAATCGCCAGACTTCCGGATTCGGCTGAAACCAACTGCGTTGAAAGCAAAGCCGAGTACCTATGGAAAAATGGTGCCATGCAAGTGCGGCACTTTTGTCGCAAAGCCAACGGCTCTCGCAAGCAGTCGGTTTCCAAAATAGCCATCGAAAACCCGCCCAATAACTCAAAGCTTAAAATTCAACTCGGGCCTAAATGGCTGAACTGGGTAGGTCTGGATGCCAACGAACACTGGATCATAGATCTAGACCCCAACTACCAATTTGCTGTGGTCAGCGAACCTGGAAAGCGCCAACTGAAAATCTTAAGCCGAACCCCCACCTTAGAAAAGCCAGTATACGACAAGATTATTGCTGAACTAAAAGCGCGGCATTTCGATCTTTCGCACCTAATTGTTCTCCAAAATACGCAGCCCGCGGTGGCGCAGGGCGAAACTTGCCAAAGTGAAAAGAGCGGCTTACATAGTGCAGAGCTATGTATATCAAATCCTTTCTGTTCTTAA
- a CDS encoding alpha-amylase family glycosyl hydrolase codes for MYIKSFLFLIFSVSLYANAWWEGKVVYQVYLRSFQDSNNDGIGDIPGLISRLDYLQSLGVDALWLSPIHKSPDYDFGYDVKGYFSIHPALGTHQDFQQLTLQANKRGIKIMMDLVINHTSDQHPWFLASKSSKSNPKRNWYIWSDGKGNQPPNNWRSRLDESSWVYDESSNQYYQHSFFKEQPDLNLRNPEVQKEIEKIMHFWLERGVSGFRLDLANYYMKDAGLRDNPATNSWSKWFQSSVYAYMGQEHLYDKNHPDLANFYRKLRTIADNHNALLLGEVDVDDGEQAIYAARSVSNQTKGTGLHLSLHRDFISNKFSAEGLENIITEHEALMPRDIPMVVTFNNHDHQRFSTTHTAAETRLAALFTLTSKGFPVLYYGEEIGLKDAYVPQALGKDPLPRIMWKPAYFAQIGRDGCRTPMHWDNTAYAGFSKVEPWITFDKEGAVSVEEQEQDAKSLLNFYKKLISLRKQHVALAKGKQTLYKTGIKNLLIFKREYKDQTIWVAMNFSPANWISLNTQITPENILASTHPQTTNLTELGPMQAVITTKIPSPTL; via the coding sequence ATGTATATCAAATCCTTTCTGTTCTTAATCTTTAGTGTCAGCTTATATGCAAATGCTTGGTGGGAAGGCAAAGTGGTCTACCAAGTTTACCTGCGAAGTTTTCAAGATTCCAACAACGATGGCATTGGCGACATCCCTGGCCTTATCTCTAGATTAGACTATCTGCAAAGCCTGGGCGTTGATGCTTTATGGCTATCCCCAATTCATAAATCGCCAGATTACGACTTTGGCTACGACGTCAAAGGGTATTTCAGCATCCACCCAGCCCTTGGGACACATCAGGATTTCCAGCAGCTAACCTTACAAGCCAATAAGCGCGGCATCAAAATCATGATGGATTTGGTCATTAATCATACTTCGGACCAGCATCCTTGGTTTCTGGCTTCCAAATCTTCGAAATCAAATCCCAAACGAAACTGGTACATCTGGTCAGATGGCAAAGGAAATCAACCCCCAAACAATTGGCGCTCTCGTTTAGACGAATCCTCTTGGGTGTATGACGAATCGAGCAATCAATATTACCAGCATTCTTTCTTTAAAGAGCAGCCCGATCTGAACCTGCGCAACCCAGAAGTCCAAAAAGAAATCGAAAAAATTATGCACTTCTGGCTGGAAAGAGGCGTCAGCGGCTTCAGACTAGATCTCGCCAACTACTACATGAAAGATGCTGGCCTCAGGGATAACCCCGCCACCAACTCCTGGTCGAAATGGTTTCAAAGTAGCGTCTATGCATACATGGGCCAAGAGCATCTGTACGACAAAAATCACCCAGACTTAGCCAATTTTTATCGAAAACTGCGAACCATCGCCGACAATCATAACGCTCTACTTCTCGGCGAAGTTGATGTGGACGACGGCGAGCAGGCGATCTACGCGGCTCGCTCCGTATCCAATCAAACCAAGGGCACCGGGCTTCATCTATCATTGCACCGCGACTTTATATCGAACAAATTTTCAGCCGAAGGGCTGGAGAATATTATCACAGAGCACGAAGCACTCATGCCTAGAGATATTCCGATGGTGGTGACCTTCAATAACCACGATCATCAAAGATTCTCGACCACTCACACAGCCGCCGAAACGCGTTTAGCCGCCCTCTTTACCTTAACCAGCAAAGGCTTCCCGGTCTTATACTATGGCGAAGAAATCGGCCTTAAAGACGCCTACGTTCCACAAGCTTTAGGCAAAGACCCATTGCCCAGAATCATGTGGAAGCCAGCCTATTTCGCCCAGATTGGCAGAGACGGCTGTCGCACCCCGATGCATTGGGACAATACTGCGTATGCAGGGTTCTCCAAGGTAGAACCGTGGATCACCTTCGACAAAGAAGGCGCCGTGAGTGTGGAAGAACAAGAACAAGATGCAAAATCCTTGCTGAATTTTTACAAAAAGTTGATCTCTCTACGCAAGCAACATGTGGCGTTGGCAAAAGGCAAACAAACACTCTATAAAACCGGCATCAAAAATCTGCTGATATTCAAAAGAGAGTATAAAGATCAAACAATTTGGGTAGCGATGAACTTTAGCCCTGCCAATTGGATCTCGCTAAACACCCAAATCACTCCCGAAAATATCCTAGCAAGCACCCACCCCCAGACCACCAACCTAACCGAACTAGGTCCGATGCAAGCAGTAAT